CCTCGAGCCCCTCGGGGGTGGTGACGTGGAAGCCGTGGACGTACAGGACGTTGGCCGTGCGACGGGCCTCGACGACGATCGACCCGGGCACCAGGGAGACGAGCGCGGAGATGATCGTCATGTACAGCTCATTGCGCACCCGCAGGTGCACCTCGACGATCGACCCGCCCTTGGGCGGATGGCGGTCGAGCGTGGCGATACTGACCTCGATCGCCGCGCTGACGAGGTCGACGAAGAAGCGAAGGGTGAGCACGAGGAGACGCCAGGGGTGGATCCGCCCGAAGTACTGGATCGACGGCAGCGGGAAGATCTGGGTGATCACCGCACCGATGATCAGGCCGTTGACGGCGTTGCCGAGGGTGATCCGATCCCACAGCAGTACCCAGACGACGGCCAGCGCGATGATGGCCCGTGGCTGGAATCCACCACGGGTTCGCGCCGAGAGGCGCCGAGAGATCCGGCGGGCGCTCATCGTCCCTCCTCGATCGGCAGCACGACCCGGACGTAGGCGTCGCGGGCGATCATCTGCTCGGCGGCCGCATCCGTGTAGCGGAAGAGCGGACCGGCGAAGAGGGAGAGGCCGATGCTGAAGGCGACCACAGCGGTGGCCCCGCCGAACATCGCGGGTGGCATGTCGCGACGCACCGCGACCGGCCTGGTCGGGGGAGTGATCGGCGTCTGCGGGCGCTGCGCGGCGACCGTGGCCCCGATGGCATCGCTGAGGCGGCCCCAGGAGGGGGTGAGAGCCGGCATCTCGAGCGTCTGGTGCTCCGCGCCGTCCAGTCGTGGCCGCCAGAAGGCGTAGCTCCACGTCTTGGCGATGGCGTAGAGGGTCAGCAGGGAGGTGACGACCGAGCCGACGACGAGCAGCCACGCCGTCGGTCCACCGACCTCGACACCGGCCTGGATGAGCGCGACCTTGCCGACGAAGCCGGAGAAGGGCGGGATGCCGGCGAGGTTCATCGCGGGCACGAAGAAGAGGAAGGCCAGGACCGGCGCACCGGCGGCCAGACCACCGAGCCGGTCGATGATCGTGGAGCCACCGGCACGCTCGATCAGGCCCGCGATGAGGAAGAGCGCCGTCTGCACGGTGATGTGGTGGGCGATGTAGAAGACGGCTGCCGACAGCCCCGCCTCGGTGGCCAGGCCGATGCCGAAGAGCATGTAGCCGATGTGGCTGACCAGGGTGAAGGAGAGCATCCTCTTGATGCCCGGCTGGGCCACCGCCCCGAGGATGCCGACGAGCATCGTCACCAGGCCGGCGCCCATGATGAGGTGCTCCAGCGGGGAGTCCGGGAAGAGCAGGAACTGGGTCCGGATGATCGCGTAGATACCGACCTTGGTCAGCAGGCCGGCGAAGACCGCGCTGACCGGGGCGGATGCCGAGGGGTAGCTGTCCGGAAGCCAGGCGGACATCGGGAAGATCGCGGCCTTGATCCCGAAGACGGTGAGCAGGAGCAGTTGCAGGGCCAGCGCGACGGTCGAGTCGATGTCCGGCAGGCGCATGGACAGCTGGGCGAGGTTGACCGTGCCGGCGGCCGCGTAGACGCCGGCGACGGCGACGAGGAAGAGGAAGGAGGAGACCATCGAGACGATGACGTAGGTGGTCCCCGCGCGGATCCGCGTGCCGCTGCCGCCGAGCGTGAGCAGCACGAAGGAGGCGAAGAGCAGCATCTCGAAGCTGACGAAGAGGTTGAACAGGTCCCCGGCGAGGAAGGCGTTGGACACGCCTGCCGAGAGGACGAGGTAGGTGGGGAAGTAGATCGCCAGTGGAGAGCCCTCGTCACCGTCGGCCACTCCCTGCCCGATGGCGAAGACCAGCACGCTGAGGATGACGAAGCTGCTCACCAGCAGCATCAGCGCCGAGAGCCGGTCGGCGACGAGGGCGATGCCCAGCGGTTCCCGCCACGCCC
The DNA window shown above is from Janibacter sp. A1S7 and carries:
- a CDS encoding Na+/H+ antiporter subunit D, which gives rise to MSMVNVLPLPVLLPLLGAALTLVARRSQRAQLAISLLVLSASLAVAVLLMWHTHTEGPMALWLGAWREPLGIALVADRLSALMLLVSSFVILSVLVFAIGQGVADGDEGSPLAIYFPTYLVLSAGVSNAFLAGDLFNLFVSFEMLLFASFVLLTLGGSGTRIRAGTTYVIVSMVSSFLFLVAVAGVYAAAGTVNLAQLSMRLPDIDSTVALALQLLLLTVFGIKAAIFPMSAWLPDSYPSASAPVSAVFAGLLTKVGIYAIIRTQFLLFPDSPLEHLIMGAGLVTMLVGILGAVAQPGIKRMLSFTLVSHIGYMLFGIGLATEAGLSAAVFYIAHHITVQTALFLIAGLIERAGGSTIIDRLGGLAAGAPVLAFLFFVPAMNLAGIPPFSGFVGKVALIQAGVEVGGPTAWLLVVGSVVTSLLTLYAIAKTWSYAFWRPRLDGAEHQTLEMPALTPSWGRLSDAIGATVAAQRPQTPITPPTRPVAVRRDMPPAMFGGATAVVAFSIGLSLFAGPLFRYTDAAAEQMIARDAYVRVVLPIEEGR
- a CDS encoding Na+/H+ antiporter subunit E; amino-acid sequence: MSARRISRRLSARTRGGFQPRAIIALAVVWVLLWDRITLGNAVNGLIIGAVITQIFPLPSIQYFGRIHPWRLLVLTLRFFVDLVSAAIEVSIATLDRHPPKGGSIVEVHLRVRNELYMTIISALVSLVPGSIVVEARRTANVLYVHGFHVTTPEGLEELRRDVLAVETRVVRALGSDEELEAVMGATEKETA